Proteins from a genomic interval of Thunnus thynnus chromosome 5, fThuThy2.1, whole genome shotgun sequence:
- the alpk3a gene encoding alpha-protein kinase 3 isoform X2, whose product MTSRRPMTRSFSGNGRTSSFSEEESNGRSESRNSYLSNVRPENRSTLCSVMAQLTEDIQPSFDTTLKSKAVSENCNVKFTCVVSGYPAPELKWYKDDMEMDRYCGLPKYEIRRNGKTHTLHIYNCTLDDAAIYQVSASNSKGIVSCSGVLEVGTMNEYKIHQRFFAKLKQKAEKKKKDMEDHTKKVDKENIQREKPRVSPERPPRKRPVPQPQQIPAVKEPEAVEQLGAAAEPNGVSSEVKETAPVTSIESGLEKEIPPSEETLAKKKIKITNGVDTGGNSSSNSSSRSHMMGNGGENCYDGGISLAQFLAETLQSQTNDEKQNSPLVEKPREMDKPIVNTSKEQEKKQKEREEQEKTPEEELEREKKREQELAIKREKEQERLSEMLHMVDHPKHGSEVKHHSKAHKDHDQHNIQTSISSMLHTVKDFFFGKGKKDSHDHIENKGREFDHLSPSTQPYPSQPDTPPSFRLQMEHHPEVDKSLTEEVVPMETDKPKGHSETVDIEQQSVSPELLMPDTHKHEDSVLHTDLAPANSLPPESVEESTGQSVKEADDAVEAMKVSVGAESSGPHEEMSLSGLQVLTEGKEKDSQLPLDHQDPDCVVVSPQPTQQSARDESSPREDISVFPQTQVPIEEEYPPTSTLASLKDNQASTYSVISVTDSHNHGETPTEAVQEEEISVDSTGKEAEANTEEGCSTKLCEEEKTEVKSNTQPSSDINSSEITELPTPSLEVRIETRESKTSDQVLSPLSTMEAHTSEGGNFKEEVECASVIQEMNVGFPPTAAPESLEMGDLKIQQISTASVAEESKELHNHSAEQSLNSGITNSEEKSDLKEVLFSDLEKDLEVNSCNNLKVQEQEILECKRTEARNESSKFEMETDKETQVKVEENQVKVEETQVKVEDTQMKYEENQVKLEETQVKVEEDQVKLEENQVKVEENQVKAEENQVKVEETHVKLEENQVKVEENQVKVEENQVKVEGNQVKLEENQVKVEENQVKVEVIQVKVEENQVKVEELDESKTISVTQNKEGNANVLEEPCNVARQDGNEKQLDWASDNVPQIQISSCTEDIKPAVPDLSPNEHFIIPKIEIMEPELKECTLPLSILALNKTETEPALLQNHDAIIQEQSVSDSSDLMPTQKGMQNDYNPSTTKKVKEVVQFHDETEKPEWEQTQIKSSEQLPQLDYAKIPVINVSCSEDKENGAFVNTHVSDTPKPVETPKAPSFVVPPISVTCHESDLIVASQCESTETETSATMQRGTKHDVDNNAATKPEKTQNQEEMAEKNVTGNTPSVLFEAPVPKVGDSVPSLSKTTQDNFVPEILKTKTLKEAKIENSVTVEDLLRNRSSVERLTFKPPAHPSLSPASLRKFMSKAAPDSDNEAVTSVPVITVGDRQNDKADEDLSGGSTPTSSLSCESSPRLKRKDSLSLIRSATPEELASGARRKIFIPKTKEDGEGAVGALDTQSKKETPYMSPSQARRAALLQAPMGQNTPPMERRSPLLSRRKTTLEVPKVVEETPSEEPVSTKREEKPAEKKLDPLKAPQVIRKIRGEPFPDASGHLKLWCQFFNVLSDSTIKWYRDEEEILEVKRSGGDESQVALAIVLASSPDCGVYGCTIKNEYGTDTTDYLLSVDILSEILLKDDLEVGEEIEMTPLLFSKGIADCGNWGNKYFGRIMTETVHIGEGAAHKASRVKVIYGLDPVFESGSTCIIKVQNPIAYGTKQESNLTERNLEITRQECKIQNMIREYCKIFAAEARVAENFGHSLEVNPQYLMYRPANSVPYATVEADLKGVFLKYCMMDPKGRLITRTISEVEQKCCTFQHWIHQWTHGNLLVTRMEGVEMKITNVKVVTKSKGYQGLTDCGSPEVFEQFLTQHKCNYYCGLLGLRPLKTMDSLQQPTKMKGSRSPLLNRKLGAGSGSPQLQRKGHSPQLSRKATSSPKVTRKVQETEDNKSGAKPKPAETLDVLETR is encoded by the exons ATGACTTCCAGGAGGCCAATGACTCGCTCTTTTTCTGGCAATGGGAGGACAAGCAGCTTCAGTGAAGAGGAGTCCAATGGCCGTTCAGAGAGCCGCAATTCTTACCTCTCGAATGTTAGGCCTGAGAACAG GAGCACATTGTGCAGTGTCATGGCTCAGCTGACCGAGGACATACAGCCGTCCTTTGACACCACCTTGAAATCAAAGGCAGTGTCAGAAAACTGTAATGTGAAGTTCACATGTGTAGTATCAG GCTACCCAGCTCCGGAACTGAAATGGTATAAAGATGATATGGAAATGGACCGCTACTGTGGACTTCCAAAGTATGAAATTCGCCGTAATGGAAAAACCCACACCCTCCATATTTACAA CTGCACATTAGATGATGCAGCCATCTATCAGGTCTCAGCCAGCAATAGTAAAGGAATTGTATCCTGCTCGGGGGTTTTGGAGGTTGGCACCATGAATGAGTACAAGATTCACCAGAGGTTCTTTGCCAAACTGAAGcagaaagcagagaagaagaagaaagacatgGAGGACCACACCAAGAAGGTggataaagaaaacattcagagagagaaaccaCGGGTTAGCCCTGAGCGTCCTCCAAGGAAGCGACCCGTTCCACAACCACAGCAGATCCCAGCAGTGAAGGAGCCTGAGGCTGTTGAGCAGCTTGGGGCTGCTGCAGAACCCAATGGAGTTAGCTCTGAAGTCAAGGAAACAGCCCCTGTGACATCCATAGAAAGTGGCCTGGAGAAGGAGATACCTCCATCTGAGGAAACCTTggccaaaaagaaaataaagatcaCTAATGGTGTAGACACTGGaggtaacagcagcagcaatagcagcagcagaagcCATATGATGGGGAATGGAGGTGAAAACTGTTATGATGGAGGAATCAGTTTGGCACAGTTTTTGGCAGAGACTCTCCAGTCCCAAACTAATGATGAGAAACAGAACTCACCTCTAGTGGAGAAACCTAGGGAGATGGATAAACCTATTGTAAACACCAGTAAAGAGCAAGAGAAGAAgcaaaaagagagggaggaacaagaaaaaacaccAGAGGaagagcttgagagagagaaaaagagagaacaagaaTTGGCCataaagagggagaaagaacaagaaaggCTGTCAGAGATGTTGCACATGGTAGACCACCCAAAACATGGTTCTGAAGTGAAACATCATAGCAAGGCTCATAAGGATCACGACCAGCACAACATCCAGACTTCAATCTCCTCTATGCTCCACACTGTCAAAGACTTCTTCTTTGGTAAGGGTAAGAAGGACTCTCATGATCACATTGAGAACAAGGGGAGAGAGTTTGACCACCTGTCCCCCTCAACGCAGCCTTACCCTTCTCAACCGGACACGCCACCCTCATTTCGGCTGCAGATGGAGCATCATCCAGAGGTGGATAAATCTCTCACAGAGGAAGTTGTTCCCATGGAAACTGATAAACCAAAGGGGCATTCAGAAACTGTGGATATAGAACAACAGTCAGTGTCACCGGAGCTGTTGatgccagacacacacaagcacgaAGATAGTGTCCTACACACAGACCTAGCACCCGCTAATAGTTTGCCCCCTGAGAGCGTAGAGGAGTCAACAGGCCAGAGTGTCAAGGAGGCCGATGATGCTGTGGAGGCCATGAAGGTGTCTGTGGGGGCAGAGAGCAGCGGTCCACATGAAGAGATGTCATTGTCTGGGCTCCAAGTTCTCACTGAG GGTAAAGAGAAAGATTCTCAGCTTCCCCTAGACCATCAAGATCCAGATTGCGTGGTAGTTTCACCGCAGCCTACTCAACAGTCTGCACGAGATGAGTCTTCACCCAGGGAAGATATATCTGTCTTTCCACAGACCCAAGTCCCCATTGAAGAGGAATACCCCCCGACATCCACCCTCGCTAGCTTGAAAGATAATCAGGCTTCCACCTACAGTGTTATCTCGGTGACAGACAGCCACAACCATGGTGAGACACCCACTGAGGCTGTGCAAGAAGAGGAGATCAGTGTTGATAGCACGGGCAAAGAAGCTGAAGCGAACACAGAGGAGGGCTGTTCCACTAAGTTATGTGAGGAAGAGAAAACTGAAGTGAAATCAAACACACAGCCGTCCTCAGATATAAACAGTTCTGAGATTACTGAATTACCAACACCTTCGCTGGAAGTGAGAATAGAGACAAGGGAATCTAAAACATCAGACCAGGTACTTTCACCTCTGTCTACTATGGAGGCGCATACTTCAGAGGGAGGTAATTTTAAAGAAGAGGTCGAATGCGCTTCAGTTattcaggaaatgaatgtagGATTTCCGCCCACTGCAGCCCCAGAGAGTTTAGAGATGGGTGacctaaaaatacagcaaataagCACTGCTTCTGTTGCAGAGGAAAGTAAAGAACTCCACAATCACAGTGCAGAGCAGAGTTTAAACTCAGGTATCACAAACAGTGAGGAGAAAAGCGACTTGAAAGAGGTATTGTTTTCTGATTTAGAGAAAGATCTAGAAGTTAACTCGTGTAACAATTTGAAAGTACAAGAGCAGGAGATTTTAGAATGCAAACGCACAGAAGCAAGGAATGAGAGTTCAAAGTTTGAAATGGAGACAGACAAGGAAACTCAGGTGAAAGTAGAGGAAAATCAGGTGAAAGTAGAGGAAACTCAGGTGAAAGTAGAAGACACTCAGATGAAATATGAGGAAAATCAAGTGAAATTAGAGGAAACTCAGGTGAAAGTAGAGGAAGATCAGGTGAAATTAGAGGAAAATCAGGTGAAAGTAGAGGAAAATCAGGTGAAAGCAGAGGAAAATCAGGTTAAAGTAGAGGAAACTCACGTGAAATTAGAGGAAAATCAGGTGAAAGTAGAGGAAAATCAGGTGAAAGTAGAGGAAAATCAGGTGAAAGTAGAGGGAAATCAGGTGAAATTAGAGGAAAATCAGGTTAAAGTAGAGGAAAATCAGGTTAAAGTAGAGGTAATTCAGGTGAAAGTAGAGGAAAATCAGGTTAAAGTAGAGGAGTTGGATGAATCAAAGACCATTTCAGTAACACAAAATAAGGAAGGTAATGCTAATGTTTTGGAGGAACCCTGTAATGTTGCACGTCAAGACGGCAATGAGAAACAGCTGGATTGGGCCTCAGACAATGTTCCACAAATCCAAATATCTTCATGTACTGAAGATATTAAACCAGCTGTGCCAGATTtaagcccaaatgaacattttataaTCCCAAAAATTGAAATAATGGAACCTGAACTCAAAGAGTGCACTCTGCCATTAAGTATTTTGGCACTCaacaagacagaaacagagccTGCTTTGTTGCAAAACCATGATGCAATAATCCAAGAACAGAGTGTGTCTGATTCCTCAGATTTGATGCCCACGCAGAAAGGTATGCAGAATGATTATAACCCCTCAACTACCAAGAAAGTAAAGGAAGTTGTGCAATTTCATGATGAGACAGAAAAGCCGGAGTGGGAGcagacacaaataaaaagcaGTGAACAGCTCCCTCAGTTGGACTATGCAAAAATTCctgttataaatgtttcatgTAGTGAGGACAAGGAGAATGGTGCATTTGTAAACACCCATGTTTCAGACACACCGAAGCCTGTTGAAACTCCAAAGGCGCCTTCGTTCGTGGTGCCGCCGATCTCTGTCACTTGCCATGAAAGTGATCTCATAGTGGCCTCTCAGTGTGAgtcaacagaaacagaaacttcAGCTACCATGCAAAGGGGAACAAAGCATGATGTTGACAATAATGCAGCCACTAAGCCTGAAAAGACTCAGAACCAAGaagaaatggcagaaaaaaatgtaacaggAAACACTCCCTCTGTGCTATTTGAAGCTCCAGTGCCAAAGGTTGGTGACAGTGTACCATCATTGAGCAAAACAACCCAAGACAACTTTGTCCCTGAaatattgaaaacaaaaaccctAAAAGAGGCCAAGATAGAGAACTCTGTCACTGTTGAGGACCTCCTAAGAAATAGATCCTCTGTTGAGAGACTGACCTTCAAACCCCCGGCACATCCATCACTGAGTCCAGCCAGTCTCCGTAAATTTATGTCCAAGGCTGCTCCAGATTCAGACAACGAGGCCGTGACATCTGTCCCCGTAATCACTGTGGGTGACCGCCAGAATGACAAGGCAGACGAAGATCTAAGCGGGGGATCGACACCAACATCATCCCTCTCCTGTGAAAGCAGTCCCCGGCTCAAACGTAAGGACAGTCTATCACTCATACGCTCTGCCACGCCAGAGGAGTTGGCCTCCGGGGCTCGCCGCAAGATTTTCATCCCAAAAACTAAAGAAGATGGAGAAGGCGCTGTCGGTGCGCTAGACACTCAAAGCAAGAAGGAGACCCCCTACATGTCACCCAGCCAAGCTCGCAGAGCAGCATTACTACAAGCTCCCATGGGACAAAACACCCCACCAATGGAGAGGCGCTCTCCGCTGCTAAGCCGCAGAAAGACCACACTGGAGGTGCCAAAAGTTGTGGAGGAGACTCCATCAGAAGAGCCAGTCAGCACCAAGCGAGAAGAGAAACCTGCTGAAAAGAAGTTGGACCCATTGAAAG CACCCCAGGTCATCCGTAAGATCAGGGGAGAGCCTTTCCCAGATGCCTCGGGACACCTGAAGCTCTGGTGCCAGTTTTTCAACGTGCTCAGTGACTCTACCATTAAGTGGTacagagatgaagaggaaataCTAGAGGTGAAGAGAAG TGGGGGAGATGAAAGCCAGGTAGCGCTGGCTATTGTGCTGGCATCCAGCCCAGACTGTGGAGTGTATGGCTGTACGATCAAGAATGAATATGGGACTGACACCACTGACTACCTCCTCAGTGTAGACA tTCTGTCTGAGATACTACTGAAAGATGATTTGGAAG TTGGAGAGGAGATAGAGATGACCCCACTGCTGTTCAGCAAAGGTATTGCCGATTGTGGCAACTGGGGTAACAAATACTTTGGCCGCATCATGACCGAGACGGTGCACATCGGGGAAGGTGCTGCCCACAAAgccagcagagtgaaggtaaTTTACGGCCTGGATCCTGTCTTTGAGTCTGGAAGCACCTGTATCATCAAAGTTCAAAACCCCATCGCCTATGGGACCAAACAGGAGAGCAACCTTACAGAGAGAAATCTAGAGATTACAAGACAA GAGTGCAAAATCCAAAACATGATCCGAGAATACTGTAAAATCTTTGCAGCTGAAGCAAGAGTTGCTGAGAACTTTGGCCATTCACTAGA AGTGAATCCTCAGTATCTGATGTACCGGCCTGCAAACTCTGTGCCATATGCCACAGTGGAGGCTGATCTGAAGGGTGTCTTCCTCAAGTATTGTATGATGGATCCTAAAGGCAGACTGATTACACGAACTATCTCTGAGGTGGAGCAGAAATGCTGCACATTCCAGCACTGGATCCATCAGTGGACGCATGGCAATTTACTGGTCACTCGGATGGAGG GTGTTGAAATGAAGATTACTAATGTCAAAGTTGTGACCAAGTCAAAAGG ATACCAAGGACTAACAGATTGTGGCTCTCCTGAAGTATTCGAACAGTTCCTGACACAACATAAGTGCAACTACTACTGTGGACTTCTTGGCCTGCGCCCACTGAAGACTATGGATAGTCTGCAGCAGCCCACCAAGATGAAGGGCTCCAGGAGTCCCCTGCTCAACCGCAAGTTGGGCGCAGGCTCTGGCAGCCCACAGCTACAGCGGAAAGGACACAGCCCTCAACTGTCTAGAAAGGCAACTTCTAGCCCAAAGGTGACTAGAAAAGTCCAGGAGACAGAGGACAATAAATCAGGTGCCAAACCCAAGCCTGCAGAAACTCTTGATGTTCTTGAAACAAGGTAG